In Streptomyces sp. NBC_01717, one DNA window encodes the following:
- a CDS encoding trypsin-like serine peptidase, which translates to MRSIRPLLAATGLVIVLALSATACGPSEDEAADKPAATESAGGNDGSGGIPADLAETLKKHGVDPEKWRNGEWKNWDKNKWLREAKDFVNPVIDGLWKPERMKSAKDPAKTMAAGDFSGDQGVTDPEPAPVKARPEDLPYHDHAAPVGKVFFDSPEGSMVCSGTVVKDPKNPGRSNLVWTAGHCVHAGAKGGWYRNIVFVPAYNDKGKSAAALENARPEEIAPYGAFWADWATSSGEWIARGGPTGGEGAPYDYAVLHVKPENGTKSLEETVGNALPVNFDAPEISQISAMGAWGYPAAPPYDGLIMHKCVDRPGRLSISPSTPTMYRIGCTMTGGSSGGGWFSEGADGKLALVSNTSIGPVTSGWLAGPHLGEGAQQIFTMMSVKFAGQ; encoded by the coding sequence ATGCGATCCATACGTCCGCTGCTGGCCGCGACCGGCCTCGTCATCGTGCTCGCGCTGTCGGCCACAGCCTGTGGTCCGAGCGAGGACGAGGCAGCCGACAAGCCGGCCGCCACCGAATCCGCCGGTGGCAACGACGGCAGCGGCGGCATCCCCGCCGATCTGGCCGAGACGCTGAAGAAGCACGGCGTCGACCCGGAGAAGTGGAGGAACGGCGAGTGGAAGAACTGGGACAAGAACAAGTGGCTACGTGAGGCCAAGGACTTCGTCAACCCGGTGATCGACGGGCTGTGGAAGCCCGAGCGGATGAAGTCCGCCAAGGACCCGGCGAAGACGATGGCGGCCGGTGACTTCTCCGGCGACCAAGGCGTCACCGACCCGGAGCCCGCACCGGTCAAGGCCCGGCCCGAGGACCTTCCCTACCACGACCACGCGGCCCCGGTCGGCAAGGTGTTCTTCGACTCCCCCGAGGGCTCCATGGTCTGTTCGGGCACGGTCGTCAAGGACCCGAAGAACCCGGGCAGGTCCAACCTGGTGTGGACGGCCGGACACTGTGTCCACGCCGGTGCGAAGGGCGGCTGGTACCGCAACATCGTCTTCGTGCCCGCGTACAACGACAAGGGAAAGTCCGCCGCCGCACTGGAGAACGCCCGGCCGGAGGAGATCGCCCCGTACGGTGCGTTCTGGGCCGACTGGGCCACGTCCTCCGGCGAGTGGATCGCCCGTGGCGGTCCCACCGGCGGCGAGGGTGCTCCGTACGACTACGCGGTGCTGCACGTGAAGCCGGAGAACGGCACGAAGTCCCTGGAGGAGACCGTGGGCAACGCCCTGCCGGTCAACTTCGACGCCCCCGAGATCTCGCAGATCAGCGCCATGGGCGCCTGGGGCTACCCGGCCGCTCCCCCGTACGACGGTCTGATCATGCATAAGTGCGTCGACCGTCCCGGCCGACTCTCCATCAGCCCCAGCACCCCGACGATGTACCGCATCGGCTGCACCATGACCGGCGGTTCCTCCGGCGGCGGCTGGTTCAGCGAGGGCGCCGACGGCAAGCTGGCTCTGGTGTCCAACACCTCTATCGGCCCGGTGACTTCGGGCTGGCTCGCAGGACCCCACCTGGGCGAGGGCGCGCAGCAGATCTTCACGATGATGAGCGTCAAGTTCGCCGGTCAGTAG
- the hflX gene encoding GTPase HflX: MTSSSSLPQDAQNAQSATENVTESLTESLRADALMEEDVAWSHEIDGERDGEQFDRSERAALRRVAGLSTELEDVTEVEYRQLRLERVVLVGVWTSGTVQDAENSLAELAALAETAGAQVLDAVFQRRDKPDPATYIGSGKALELRDIVLESGADTVVCDGELSPGQLIHLEDVVKVKVVDRTALILDIFAQHAKSREGKAQVSLAQMQYMLPRLRGWGQSLSRQMGGGGSSGGGGMATRGPGETKIETDRRRIREKMAKMRREIAEMKTGREIKRQERKRNKVPSVAIAGYTNAGKSSLLNRLTGAGVLVENALFATLDPTVRRAETPSGRTYTLADTVGFVRHLPHHLVEAFRSTMEEVGESDLILHVVDGSHPVPEEQLAAVREVIRDVGALDVPEIVVINKADAADPLVLQRLLRIEKHAIAVSARTGAGMAELLALIDTELPRPSVEIEALVPYTQGGLVSRVHADGEVISEEHTSEGTLLKARVHEQLAADLATFALAAH; the protein is encoded by the coding sequence ATGACCTCCTCTTCTTCCCTTCCCCAGGACGCGCAGAACGCGCAGAGTGCCACGGAGAACGTCACCGAGAGCCTCACCGAGAGCCTTCGGGCCGACGCCCTGATGGAAGAGGACGTCGCCTGGAGCCACGAGATCGACGGAGAGCGGGACGGCGAACAGTTCGACCGTTCCGAGCGTGCCGCGCTGCGGCGTGTGGCGGGCCTCTCCACCGAGCTCGAGGACGTCACCGAGGTCGAGTACCGACAGCTGCGCCTGGAGCGCGTGGTGCTGGTCGGCGTCTGGACTTCGGGGACCGTGCAGGACGCGGAGAATTCGCTCGCGGAGCTTGCCGCGCTTGCGGAGACGGCGGGCGCCCAGGTGCTCGATGCCGTCTTCCAGCGTCGCGACAAGCCCGACCCCGCTACGTATATCGGCTCCGGCAAGGCGCTGGAACTGCGTGACATCGTCCTCGAATCAGGGGCCGACACCGTCGTCTGCGACGGTGAGCTCAGCCCCGGCCAGCTGATCCATCTCGAGGACGTCGTCAAGGTCAAGGTGGTCGACCGGACCGCCCTGATCCTCGACATCTTCGCCCAGCACGCCAAGTCCCGAGAGGGCAAGGCGCAGGTCTCGCTCGCTCAGATGCAGTACATGCTGCCGCGACTGCGCGGTTGGGGTCAGTCGCTGTCCCGGCAGATGGGCGGTGGCGGGTCCAGCGGCGGTGGCGGCATGGCGACCCGTGGTCCCGGTGAGACCAAGATCGAGACGGACCGGCGTCGGATCCGCGAGAAGATGGCGAAGATGCGCCGGGAGATCGCGGAGATGAAGACCGGCCGCGAGATCAAGCGTCAGGAGCGCAAGCGCAACAAGGTGCCCTCGGTCGCCATCGCGGGCTACACCAACGCCGGCAAGTCCTCGCTGCTCAACCGGCTGACCGGCGCGGGCGTCCTTGTGGAGAATGCACTGTTCGCCACGCTGGACCCGACCGTCCGCCGGGCCGAGACGCCGAGCGGCCGGACCTACACCCTGGCCGACACGGTCGGGTTCGTACGGCATCTGCCGCACCACCTCGTCGAGGCGTTCCGCTCCACCATGGAGGAGGTCGGCGAATCCGACCTGATCCTGCATGTGGTGGACGGCTCCCACCCGGTGCCGGAGGAGCAGCTCGCCGCGGTGCGCGAAGTGATCCGCGATGTGGGTGCGCTGGACGTGCCCGAGATCGTCGTGATCAACAAGGCCGATGCGGCCGACCCGCTGGTCCTGCAGCGCCTGCTGCGGATCGAGAAGCACGCCATCGCCGTCTCGGCGCGCACCGGTGCCGGTATGGCGGAGCTGCTCGCGCTCATCGACACCGAACTGCCGCGGCCGTCGGTCGAGATCGAGGCGCTCGTGCCGTACACCCAGGGCGGACTTGTCTCCCGGGTGCACGCCGACGGCGAAGTGATCTCCGAGGAGCACACCTCGGAGGGCACGCTGCTCAAGGCGCGGGTGCATGAGCAACTGGCCGCGGACCTCGCAACGTTCGCGCTCGCGGCGCACTGA
- a CDS encoding M1 family metallopeptidase: MPFIPRRLRAALLAIASATLVAATLPAPVPLGIGDSLFPHLGNPGYDVLSYDVGFTYHGNNKPLDAVTTIDALTTEPLDRINLDFDRGTVRTVDINGLRADFATADEDLVVEAPGRLPAGVPLHITVRHTSDPSGDQNSGGWVRTSDGLAMANQADAAHRVFPSNDHPADKAYFTFRVTAPKELTVVANGLPAGKVRHGSSTTWTYRTAHPMATELAQVSIGRSTVLERTGPHGLPVRDVVPAADAKVLERWLKKTPGQLEWMERQVGPYPFETYGLLVADTKTGFELETQTLTLFERSVFTSGIYPEWYVESLMVHELAHQWFGDSVSPQSWSDLWLNEGHASWYEARYAEEHAKRPLERRMRDAYTRSDSWRAAGGPPARPAAPAPGEKISIFRPAVYDGSALVLYALRQEIGEPAFDQLERRWVSTHRDSTATTKDFVRLASQIAGRDLTAFFHGWLYGTKTPPMPGHPDWHSTQPAGRG; the protein is encoded by the coding sequence ATGCCGTTCATCCCCCGCCGCCTGCGGGCCGCCCTGCTTGCCATTGCCTCGGCCACCCTCGTTGCCGCCACCCTGCCCGCACCCGTGCCGCTCGGCATCGGAGACTCGCTCTTCCCTCACCTCGGCAACCCGGGCTACGACGTCCTCTCGTACGACGTCGGGTTCACCTATCACGGCAACAACAAGCCACTGGACGCCGTCACCACGATCGACGCGCTGACCACCGAGCCGCTCGACCGGATCAACCTCGACTTCGACCGCGGCACTGTCCGCACTGTCGACATCAACGGTCTGCGGGCCGACTTCGCCACCGCGGACGAGGACCTCGTAGTGGAAGCCCCCGGCAGGCTTCCGGCCGGAGTGCCGCTCCACATCACCGTCCGGCACACCAGCGACCCGAGCGGCGACCAGAACAGCGGCGGCTGGGTGCGCACCTCCGACGGCCTCGCCATGGCCAACCAGGCCGACGCCGCCCACCGGGTCTTCCCCAGCAACGACCACCCGGCCGACAAGGCGTACTTCACCTTCCGGGTCACCGCACCCAAGGAACTGACGGTGGTCGCCAACGGCCTGCCCGCAGGCAAGGTCCGACACGGCTCCTCGACCACCTGGACCTACCGGACCGCACACCCCATGGCCACCGAGCTGGCCCAGGTCTCCATCGGCCGCTCCACTGTCCTTGAGCGGACCGGCCCCCACGGACTGCCGGTTCGGGACGTGGTGCCGGCCGCCGATGCCAAGGTCCTCGAACGGTGGCTGAAGAAGACGCCGGGGCAGCTGGAGTGGATGGAGCGGCAGGTCGGCCCCTACCCCTTCGAGACATACGGACTGCTGGTCGCCGACACGAAGACCGGCTTCGAGCTGGAGACCCAGACGCTCACGCTCTTCGAACGGTCCGTGTTCACCTCAGGCATCTACCCCGAGTGGTACGTCGAGTCGCTCATGGTGCACGAGCTGGCACACCAGTGGTTCGGCGACAGCGTCTCCCCGCAGTCGTGGTCGGATCTCTGGCTCAATGAAGGACATGCCAGCTGGTACGAGGCCCGCTACGCCGAGGAACACGCCAAGCGGCCGCTGGAACGCCGGATGCGCGACGCGTACACCAGGTCCGACAGCTGGCGCGCCGCCGGAGGCCCGCCCGCCCGCCCCGCCGCCCCGGCGCCCGGCGAGAAGATCAGCATCTTCCGGCCGGCCGTGTACGACGGCAGCGCACTGGTCCTCTACGCGCTGCGCCAGGAGATCGGCGAGCCCGCGTTCGACCAGCTGGAACGCCGTTGGGTCAGCACCCATCGCGATTCCACCGCGACCACGAAGGACTTCGTCCGGCTGGCGTCGCAGATCGCGGGGCGCGACCTGACCGCGTTCTTCCACGGCTGGCTGTACGGGACGAAGACTCCGCCGATGCCGGGGCACCCGGACTGGCACAGCACACAGCCCGCCGGACGGGGGTAA
- a CDS encoding RelA/SpoT family protein, whose amino-acid sequence MSAEATDPGAPIRRRGRPRIDLRRLGRVALLGPVSRDRLPDAIGHVAEAHRAHHPDADLTVLHKAYVLAESSHRGQMRKSGEPYITHPLAVTLILAELGAETTTLTASLLHDTVEDTEVTLDQVREQFGEEVCYLVDGVTKLEKVDYGAAAEPETFRKMLVATGDDVRVMSIKLADRLHNMRTLGVMRPEKQARIAKVTRDVLIPLAERLGVQALKTELEDLVFAILHPEEYEHTRALIAAASPGSAASGEAGATVTDDPLSAIAENVRAVLRDAGIPAEVLIRPRHYVSVHRVRIKRGELRGTDFGRLLVLVGEDADCYGVLGELHTCFTPVISEFKDFIAAPKFNLYQSLHTAVVGPGGAVAEVLIRTHRMHKVAEAGVIALGNPYTADSTSAPQTAEPADGERADPTRPGWLSRLLAWQQSAPDPDTFWTTLRADLAEDREITVFRTDGGTLGLPAGASCVDAAYAQYGDEAHSCIGARVNGRLARLSTVLSDGDTVQLLLAEDATSGPSPDWLDHARTPAARIAITGWLGAHPQAPQGSYGSRPAGRRPDPQPMASAPSGSDRSADRAATVVVGRPDATVRLAGCCTPVPPDAVTGFTVRGGAVTVHRQECPAVARMLAAGRTPVAVGWGDAAACRVTLVAESFGRPRLLADLTEAIAAADAAIIAATVEPPSEQRVRHTYTLQLPDAAGLPALMRAMRDVPGVYDVSRAQHPAAAV is encoded by the coding sequence ATGAGCGCAGAGGCCACCGACCCAGGTGCTCCCATCCGCAGACGAGGCCGTCCCCGGATCGATCTTCGCAGACTCGGCCGGGTCGCCCTGCTCGGACCCGTCTCCCGCGACCGGCTGCCCGACGCGATCGGCCATGTCGCCGAGGCCCACCGGGCCCATCATCCGGACGCCGACCTGACCGTCCTGCACAAGGCCTACGTCCTGGCAGAGTCCTCCCACCGGGGGCAGATGCGCAAGAGCGGTGAGCCGTACATCACGCACCCGCTCGCGGTCACGCTGATCCTCGCCGAACTCGGCGCCGAGACGACGACGCTCACCGCGTCCCTCCTCCATGACACCGTCGAGGACACCGAGGTAACCCTTGATCAGGTGCGGGAGCAGTTCGGCGAAGAGGTCTGCTACCTCGTCGACGGCGTCACCAAACTCGAGAAGGTCGACTACGGTGCGGCGGCCGAGCCCGAGACATTCCGCAAGATGCTCGTCGCCACCGGGGACGACGTCCGGGTGATGTCGATCAAGCTCGCCGACCGGTTGCACAACATGCGCACCCTCGGGGTGATGCGCCCCGAGAAACAGGCGAGGATCGCGAAGGTCACCCGCGATGTGCTGATCCCGCTCGCCGAACGGCTCGGGGTACAGGCGCTCAAGACCGAGCTGGAGGACCTTGTCTTCGCGATCCTCCACCCCGAGGAGTACGAACACACCCGGGCACTGATCGCCGCAGCGTCACCAGGTTCGGCCGCCTCGGGTGAAGCGGGCGCCACGGTCACCGACGACCCTCTCTCCGCCATCGCCGAGAACGTCAGAGCCGTGCTGCGGGACGCCGGCATTCCCGCCGAAGTCCTGATCAGGCCACGGCACTACGTCTCGGTGCACCGCGTCCGGATCAAACGCGGCGAACTGCGTGGCACCGACTTCGGCCGCCTGCTGGTGCTTGTCGGCGAGGACGCCGACTGCTACGGCGTCCTCGGCGAACTCCACACCTGTTTCACCCCGGTGATCTCCGAGTTCAAGGACTTCATCGCGGCCCCCAAGTTCAACCTGTACCAGTCGCTGCACACCGCTGTCGTCGGCCCGGGGGGCGCGGTCGCCGAAGTCCTCATCCGTACGCATCGGATGCACAAGGTCGCCGAAGCGGGCGTGATCGCGCTCGGCAACCCCTACACCGCGGACAGCACCTCCGCGCCGCAGACGGCCGAACCCGCGGACGGCGAGCGCGCCGACCCGACCCGGCCCGGCTGGCTCTCCCGGCTCCTCGCATGGCAGCAGTCCGCCCCCGACCCGGACACCTTCTGGACCACACTCCGCGCCGACCTCGCCGAGGACCGCGAGATCACGGTCTTCCGCACCGACGGCGGCACCCTCGGCCTCCCCGCCGGGGCCAGTTGCGTCGATGCCGCCTACGCGCAGTACGGCGACGAGGCGCACAGCTGCATCGGAGCCAGGGTCAACGGCCGGCTCGCCAGGCTCTCCACCGTGCTCAGCGACGGAGACACCGTGCAGCTGCTGCTGGCCGAGGACGCGACGTCCGGTCCCTCACCCGACTGGCTCGACCACGCCCGTACGCCCGCCGCGCGCATCGCGATCACCGGCTGGCTCGGCGCCCACCCGCAGGCCCCCCAGGGTTCCTACGGCAGCCGGCCCGCAGGCCGCAGACCCGACCCGCAACCCATGGCCTCGGCACCTTCCGGAAGCGACCGGTCCGCCGACCGCGCGGCGACCGTGGTCGTGGGCCGGCCGGACGCCACCGTACGTCTGGCGGGCTGCTGCACCCCCGTACCGCCCGATGCCGTCACCGGATTCACCGTGCGCGGCGGCGCCGTCACCGTGCACCGGCAGGAGTGTCCCGCGGTGGCCAGGATGCTGGCCGCCGGCCGGACGCCCGTCGCGGTCGGCTGGGGCGATGCGGCGGCCTGCCGGGTCACCCTCGTCGCCGAGTCCTTCGGACGCCCGCGGCTGCTCGCCGATCTCACCGAGGCCATCGCGGCAGCGGACGCGGCGATCATCGCCGCCACCGTCGAGCCACCCAGCGAGCAGCGCGTCCGGCACACCTACACCCTTCAGCTCCCGGACGCCGCCGGACTGCCCGCGCTGATGCGCGCGATGCGTGACGTGCCGGGGGTGTACGACGTGAGCCGTGCCCAGCACCCGGCCGCCGCCGTCTGA
- the dapF gene encoding diaminopimelate epimerase, with product MSTSQIAFLKGHGTENDFVIVPDPDDAIDLPASVVARLCDRRAGIGGDGLLHVVRSAAHPEARAMAGEAEWFMDYRNADGSIAEMCGNGVRVFARYLQHAGLVEEGDLAVATRGGVKKVHIAKGGDITVSMGCALLPGAGVTVTVDGRSWDARNVNMGNPHAVAFVDDLAHAGELRSVPPFTPAAVYPDGVNIEFVVDRGPRHVAMRVHERGSGETRSCGTGACAVAVAAARRDGADPAQTGTPVTYRVDLPGGTLLITEQPDGEIEMTGAAVIVAEGMIDPAWLETVTG from the coding sequence GTGAGCACCTCGCAGATCGCCTTCCTCAAGGGCCACGGCACCGAGAACGACTTCGTGATCGTTCCCGACCCGGACGACGCCATCGACCTGCCCGCATCCGTCGTCGCCCGGCTCTGCGACCGCCGGGCCGGTATCGGAGGTGACGGTCTGCTGCACGTCGTGCGGTCTGCCGCGCATCCCGAGGCGCGAGCCATGGCGGGCGAGGCCGAGTGGTTCATGGACTACCGCAATGCCGACGGTTCCATCGCCGAGATGTGCGGCAACGGTGTGCGGGTCTTCGCCCGCTATCTGCAGCACGCCGGGCTCGTCGAGGAGGGCGATCTCGCGGTCGCGACCCGGGGTGGCGTGAAGAAGGTCCACATCGCCAAGGGCGGCGACATCACGGTCTCCATGGGGTGCGCCCTGCTCCCCGGCGCGGGCGTCACCGTCACGGTGGACGGCCGCAGCTGGGACGCCCGGAACGTCAATATGGGCAACCCCCACGCGGTCGCCTTCGTCGACGACCTGGCGCACGCCGGGGAGCTGCGCTCCGTACCGCCGTTCACCCCCGCAGCCGTCTACCCCGACGGCGTCAACATCGAGTTCGTCGTGGACCGCGGACCGCGCCACGTCGCCATGCGGGTTCACGAGCGCGGTTCCGGCGAGACCCGCTCCTGCGGCACCGGCGCCTGCGCGGTGGCCGTCGCCGCAGCCCGCAGGGACGGCGCCGACCCCGCGCAGACGGGCACTCCGGTCACGTACAGGGTCGATCTGCCCGGCGGGACCCTGCTGATCACCGAGCAGCCGGACGGTGAGATCGAGATGACCGGGGCCGCTGTCATCGTCGCCGAAGGCATGATCGATCCGGCCTGGCTCGAAACGGTGACCGGCTGA
- the miaA gene encoding tRNA (adenosine(37)-N6)-dimethylallyltransferase MiaA has translation MRSPSPAPRVIAVVGPTAAGKSDLGVFLAQQLGGEVVNADSMQLYRGMDIGTAKLTLAERGSVPHRLLDIWDVTETASVAEYQRLARLEIDRLLAEGRTPVLVGGSGLYVKGAIDALEFPGTDPGVRAGLERELAEHGSGALHDRLAAADPEAGRAILPSNGRRIVRALEVIEITGKPFTANLPGGEAVYDAVQIGVDVARPELDERIALRVDRMWEAGLVDEVRALEAQGLREGRTASRALGYQQVLAALAQECTEDEARAETVRATKRFARRQDSWFRRDPRVRWLNGAADHRRELPHEALALVERAVTA, from the coding sequence GTGAGAAGTCCATCTCCCGCACCGCGGGTCATCGCCGTCGTCGGTCCCACCGCAGCCGGAAAGTCCGATCTGGGCGTATTTCTCGCCCAGCAGCTCGGTGGCGAAGTGGTCAACGCCGACTCCATGCAGCTCTACCGGGGGATGGATATCGGCACGGCCAAGCTGACGCTCGCAGAGCGCGGATCCGTACCCCACCGGCTGCTGGACATCTGGGACGTCACCGAGACCGCCAGCGTGGCCGAATACCAGCGACTGGCCCGCCTCGAGATCGACCGGCTGCTCGCCGAGGGCCGCACCCCCGTCCTCGTCGGCGGCTCCGGGCTGTACGTGAAGGGTGCCATCGACGCCCTGGAGTTCCCCGGTACGGACCCCGGCGTACGCGCCGGGCTGGAGCGGGAACTGGCGGAGCACGGCTCCGGTGCGCTGCACGACCGGCTCGCCGCCGCGGACCCCGAGGCGGGCCGGGCCATCCTGCCGAGCAACGGGCGGCGCATCGTCCGGGCCCTCGAAGTCATCGAGATCACCGGCAAGCCGTTCACCGCCAATCTTCCGGGCGGCGAAGCGGTCTACGATGCCGTTCAGATCGGGGTCGACGTGGCCCGCCCCGAACTCGACGAACGCATCGCCCTCCGGGTCGACAGGATGTGGGAGGCCGGGCTCGTGGACGAGGTGCGCGCCCTGGAGGCGCAGGGGCTGCGCGAAGGGCGAACCGCCTCCCGTGCGCTGGGCTATCAGCAGGTGCTTGCCGCACTGGCGCAGGAGTGCACCGAGGACGAGGCGCGCGCCGAGACGGTACGCGCCACCAAACGCTTCGCGCGCCGTCAGGACTCCTGGTTCCGCCGCGACCCGCGTGTCCGGTGGCTGAATGGTGCCGCCGACCACCGCCGGGAACTCCCGCACGAGGCGCTGGCGTTGGTCGAACGAGCGGTTACAGCCTGA
- a CDS encoding antitoxin, translating to MDSLKAKLSPARDKVGDFAQQHEDKIDQGLDKAARTVDQKTKGKYTDKIESGTRKAKDAVERLSHKSEGGMPPTP from the coding sequence ATGGACAGTCTGAAGGCCAAGCTCAGCCCGGCAAGGGACAAGGTCGGCGATTTCGCGCAGCAGCATGAGGACAAGATCGACCAAGGACTCGACAAGGCTGCTCGGACGGTCGATCAAAAGACCAAGGGCAAATACACCGACAAGATCGAGTCCGGCACACGAAAGGCCAAGGATGCGGTCGAACGGCTGTCCCACAAGAGCGAGGGCGGTATGCCGCCCACTCCCTGA
- a CDS encoding class III extradiol dioxygenase subunit B-like domain-containing protein — protein sequence MLVAAAVCPCPPLLVPEVAAGAASELDAARTACIDALGVLAAARPDLLIVIGPADVDGRGPHPEGTQGSFKGFGVDLDVRLGLGGDPADARVERPLPPSLAVGAWLLARADWADAPVEGLGVGEALEAERCANAGRELAARADRVALLVMGDGSACRTLKAPGYLDERAVSFDTEASRALAAADLATLNALDESLAYELKAVGRAPWQVLAGAAEGAGLSGRLLYEDAPYGVGYMVATWF from the coding sequence ATGCTTGTCGCCGCAGCTGTCTGCCCCTGTCCGCCCCTGCTGGTACCCGAGGTCGCCGCCGGTGCCGCCTCCGAGCTCGACGCCGCGAGGACCGCGTGCATCGACGCCCTGGGCGTGCTCGCCGCGGCCCGCCCCGACCTGCTGATAGTGATCGGGCCCGCGGACGTCGACGGGCGTGGTCCGCATCCCGAGGGGACCCAGGGCTCCTTCAAGGGTTTCGGCGTCGATCTCGATGTACGGCTGGGGCTCGGGGGAGACCCTGCCGACGCTCGGGTGGAGCGTCCGCTTCCACCGTCCCTCGCCGTCGGCGCGTGGCTGCTTGCCCGTGCGGACTGGGCCGACGCCCCGGTCGAGGGTCTCGGGGTGGGGGAGGCGCTCGAAGCCGAGCGCTGCGCGAACGCCGGGCGGGAGCTGGCGGCCAGGGCCGACCGGGTGGCTCTGCTGGTCATGGGTGACGGCAGCGCCTGCCGCACGCTCAAGGCGCCCGGCTACCTGGACGAGCGCGCCGTTTCGTTCGACACCGAGGCGTCACGGGCTCTCGCGGCCGCGGACCTCGCCACGCTGAACGCGCTGGACGAGTCGCTGGCGTACGAACTGAAGGCGGTGGGCCGGGCGCCGTGGCAGGTGCTGGCGGGCGCAGCGGAGGGGGCCGGTCTGAGCGGTCGGCTGCTCTACGAGGACGCCCCGTACGGTGTGGGATACATGGTCGCCACCTGGTTCTGA
- the miaB gene encoding tRNA (N6-isopentenyl adenosine(37)-C2)-methylthiotransferase MiaB gives MSEVEGLKTYEVRTYGCQMNVHDSERLSGLLEGAGYVRAPEGADGDADVVVFNTCAVRENADNKLYGNLGRLAPMKTKRPGMQIAVGGCLAQKDRDTIVKRAPWVDVVFGTHNIGKLPVLLERARIQEEAQIEIAESLEAFPSTLPTRRESAYAAWVSISVGCNNTCTFCIVPALRGKEKDRRTGDILAEIEALVAEGVSEITLLGQNVNAYGSDIGDREAFSKLLRACGKIEGLERVRFTSPHPRDFTDDVIAAMAETPNVMPQLHMPMQSGSDTILKAMRRSYRQERFLGIIEKVRAAMPDAAISTDIIVGFPGETEEDFQQTMHAVRQARFANAFTFQYSKRPGTPAAEMEGQIPKEVVQERYMRLSALQEEISWDENKKQVGRTLEVMVAEGEGRKDGATHRLSGRAPDNRLVHFTKPDEDVRPGDVVTVEITYAAPHHLLAEGAPLSVRRTRSGDAWEKRTAAEAAKPAGVMLGLPGIGALAPLPAASAPGCGCD, from the coding sequence ATGAGCGAGGTAGAGGGTTTGAAAACGTACGAGGTGCGCACCTACGGGTGCCAGATGAACGTCCACGACTCCGAGCGGCTGTCGGGGCTGCTGGAGGGCGCTGGTTACGTACGTGCGCCCGAGGGCGCCGACGGTGACGCCGATGTCGTCGTCTTCAACACCTGCGCGGTGCGGGAGAACGCCGACAACAAGCTCTACGGCAATCTCGGCCGGCTCGCCCCGATGAAGACGAAGCGGCCCGGGATGCAGATCGCGGTCGGCGGCTGTCTCGCGCAGAAGGACCGCGACACGATCGTCAAGCGGGCCCCGTGGGTCGACGTCGTCTTCGGCACACACAACATCGGCAAGCTGCCGGTGCTCCTGGAGCGCGCCCGTATCCAGGAGGAGGCGCAGATCGAGATCGCCGAGTCCCTGGAGGCGTTCCCCTCCACCCTCCCCACCCGCCGCGAGTCCGCCTACGCGGCGTGGGTCTCCATCTCCGTCGGCTGCAACAACACCTGCACCTTCTGCATCGTCCCGGCGCTGCGCGGCAAGGAGAAGGACCGCCGGACCGGCGACATCCTGGCCGAGATCGAGGCGCTGGTCGCCGAGGGTGTCTCCGAGATCACCCTGCTCGGTCAGAACGTGAACGCGTACGGCTCCGACATCGGGGACCGAGAGGCCTTCTCCAAGCTGCTGCGGGCCTGCGGGAAGATCGAGGGCCTGGAGCGGGTCCGCTTCACCTCGCCGCACCCCCGCGACTTCACGGACGACGTGATCGCGGCGATGGCCGAGACACCGAACGTGATGCCGCAGCTGCACATGCCGATGCAGTCGGGATCGGACACGATCCTGAAGGCGATGCGACGCTCCTACCGGCAGGAGCGGTTCCTCGGCATCATCGAGAAGGTGCGCGCCGCGATGCCGGACGCCGCCATCTCCACCGACATCATCGTGGGCTTCCCCGGCGAGACCGAGGAGGACTTCCAGCAGACCATGCACGCGGTCCGCCAGGCGCGCTTCGCGAACGCCTTCACCTTCCAGTACTCCAAGCGCCCCGGAACCCCGGCTGCCGAGATGGAGGGGCAGATCCCGAAGGAGGTCGTCCAGGAGCGGTACATGCGCCTGTCCGCCCTCCAGGAGGAGATCTCCTGGGACGAGAACAAGAAGCAGGTCGGCCGGACCCTGGAGGTCATGGTCGCGGAGGGCGAGGGCCGCAAGGACGGCGCCACCCACCGGCTCTCCGGCCGCGCTCCCGACAACCGTCTGGTCCACTTCACCAAGCCGGACGAGGACGTGCGGCCGGGCGATGTGGTGACAGTCGAGATCACCTACGCCGCCCCGCACCACCTGCTCGCCGAGGGTGCGCCGCTGAGCGTACGACGCACCCGTTCCGGTGACGCGTGGGAGAAGCGCACCGCCGCCGAGGCGGCCAAGCCGGCCGGGGTGATGCTGGGGCTGCCCGGCATCGGCGCCCTGGCCCCGCTGCCGGCCGCGTCGGCTCCCGGCTGCGGGTGCGACTGA